A stretch of the Arthrobacter sp. PAMC 25486 genome encodes the following:
- a CDS encoding aquaporin, with amino-acid sequence MTSSGTATAPVQAHPISTRVAIEGLGSFFIVFAGLGTALFSSGGTGSTVGFAYGLAMVAAIIAFGHVSNGYFNPAFSLGMAVAGRLKFSAAGLYIVAQTIGAILAAAVWLALMKVMPAGATPDMPKLFGALANGFDSHSPSQVPMIGVLIVELVAVGMLTALLLGVTSARNKTTMGPIAIGLAFAVSVAITMPLSNGSLNPARATSVVFLAESWAAGQLWLFWLAPLFGAALAAAIYRSFAPAKLVAEPLMDDAVAPAGAPATPAAADAEVTGAAADAAEAADAADAAEPASVVAVVPAPVPAADLKKPVDDAQAFFDNPKK; translated from the coding sequence ATGACTTCATCCGGAACGGCCACGGCCCCGGTGCAGGCCCATCCGATCAGCACCCGCGTCGCCATTGAGGGGCTGGGCAGCTTTTTCATCGTCTTCGCCGGCCTGGGCACAGCACTTTTCAGCTCAGGCGGTACCGGCTCCACGGTGGGATTCGCCTACGGCCTGGCCATGGTCGCCGCCATCATCGCCTTCGGCCACGTCTCCAACGGCTACTTCAACCCGGCGTTCTCGCTGGGCATGGCGGTGGCCGGCCGGCTGAAGTTCTCCGCAGCAGGCCTGTACATCGTGGCGCAGACCATCGGCGCCATCCTGGCCGCAGCCGTGTGGCTGGCCCTGATGAAGGTCATGCCGGCCGGTGCCACCCCTGACATGCCCAAGCTCTTCGGCGCCCTGGCCAATGGCTTCGATTCCCATTCGCCCTCGCAGGTGCCCATGATCGGCGTCCTCATTGTGGAGCTCGTCGCCGTTGGCATGCTCACGGCGCTGCTTTTGGGCGTCACCTCCGCCCGCAACAAGACCACCATGGGCCCGATCGCCATCGGCCTGGCCTTCGCCGTGTCCGTTGCCATCACCATGCCCCTGAGCAACGGTTCGCTGAACCCCGCCCGCGCCACCTCGGTGGTGTTCCTGGCCGAGTCGTGGGCCGCCGGCCAGCTCTGGCTGTTCTGGCTGGCGCCGCTGTTTGGTGCGGCCCTGGCTGCTGCCATCTACCGCTCCTTCGCCCCGGCCAAGCTGGTTGCCGAGCCCCTGATGGACGACGCCGTTGCCCCCGCTGGCGCCCCCGCCACCCCTGCTGCTGCCGACGCTGAGGTGACGGGCGCGGCTGCCGACGCTGCCGAAGCTGCCGACGCTGCCGACGCTGCCGAGCCTGCGTCGGTCGTCGCAGTGGTGCCTGCCCCGGTTCCGGCTGCTGACCTGAAAAAGCCCGTCGACGACGCACAAGCCTTCTTCGACAACCCTAAAAAGTAG
- a CDS encoding DUF202 domain-containing protein, with translation MAPFVVPVRDPGLQPERTALSWRRTIMSAVVADVLIWRGWFQALTGASGDGFAGAGLAGSLDSAAAGGHGAQVVGLGICAAVACLTTIILVFCAVSRVRLLHAGIGPLESEAHIAAPALILRTASAAIVALAAATVCALALGM, from the coding sequence ATGGCCCCGTTTGTGGTTCCTGTCCGGGATCCTGGCCTGCAGCCGGAACGCACCGCATTGTCGTGGCGCCGGACCATCATGAGCGCGGTGGTCGCCGACGTTCTCATCTGGCGCGGCTGGTTCCAGGCGCTCACGGGCGCTTCCGGGGACGGGTTCGCCGGGGCCGGGCTCGCCGGCTCGCTCGATAGCGCTGCTGCCGGCGGCCACGGGGCTCAAGTGGTGGGGCTGGGCATCTGCGCCGCCGTGGCATGCCTGACGACCATCATTTTGGTGTTCTGCGCCGTCAGCCGGGTCCGGCTGCTCCACGCAGGCATCGGACCACTGGAGTCCGAGGCCCACATCGCTGCTCCGGCTCTTATATTACGTACAGCTTCGGCCGCTATAGTTGCTCTGGCTGCAGCCACCGTGTGTGCGCTGGCGCTGGGGATGTAG
- a CDS encoding YidH family protein has product MREPAWRRTGKTPDYRFSLANERTFLAWVRTALALLAGAVAIDQLAPEIAPPLIRIILCMTLAVIGAVLAVVSYRRWAHQEQAMRNDAELPHSWLMLGMTVIVSLAAIIFAVLILVKP; this is encoded by the coding sequence ATGCGCGAGCCCGCCTGGCGACGGACCGGAAAGACGCCCGACTACCGCTTTTCATTGGCCAATGAGCGCACGTTCCTGGCCTGGGTGCGGACGGCGCTGGCACTCCTGGCCGGCGCCGTGGCGATTGACCAGCTGGCGCCGGAAATTGCGCCGCCGCTGATTCGCATCATCTTGTGCATGACGCTTGCCGTGATTGGCGCCGTCCTGGCCGTTGTCAGCTACCGGCGCTGGGCGCACCAGGAACAGGCCATGCGCAACGATGCCGAGCTGCCGCACTCGTGGCTGATGCTGGGCATGACCGTCATTGTCTCGCTCGCCGCCATCATTTTTGCCGTGCTGATCCTGGTCAAGCCGTAA
- a CDS encoding ADP-ribosylglycohydrolase family protein: MTLPAQTPPPADFASRVQGTLMAGALGDAFGYLVEFDSLAEIQAKYGPSLLVDLSQSGAPPHFSDDTQMTLYTLDGLLDVLEWANGGISADVNACQWLAYLRWLKTQGIPTAEHAPEQSPRWIDAQSVLHHQRHPGNACITGLATGEMGTVFRPVNLDSKGCGTVMRSAPYGLLPHVDAETIYKMSSDAASLTHGHPAARQSSGVFSWLIHELVIGALPLGEAAQSAQARAAVEPSADPELLSRLAAALTLSTHDGEPLSGDALTDALGLGWVAEEALAVALYSVLATEAAAVSPVDHFLAAVRLAANHSGDSDSTASIAGNILGALHGEAALPPSWLTMAEAPAMIRHLGAEFIKLTTGE; the protein is encoded by the coding sequence ATGACACTTCCCGCGCAGACCCCTCCCCCCGCCGACTTCGCCAGCCGCGTCCAGGGCACGCTCATGGCCGGTGCACTGGGCGACGCCTTCGGCTACCTCGTGGAGTTTGATTCGCTCGCCGAGATCCAGGCCAAGTACGGCCCGTCCCTACTGGTGGATTTGTCCCAGTCCGGGGCCCCGCCGCATTTCTCCGACGACACCCAGATGACCCTCTACACCCTCGACGGCCTGCTCGATGTCCTTGAGTGGGCCAACGGCGGCATCAGCGCCGACGTCAACGCCTGCCAGTGGCTCGCCTACCTGCGCTGGCTGAAAACCCAGGGCATCCCCACGGCTGAGCACGCCCCCGAGCAGTCCCCCCGCTGGATTGATGCGCAAAGCGTGCTCCACCACCAGCGCCACCCGGGCAACGCCTGCATCACCGGCCTGGCCACGGGCGAGATGGGCACCGTGTTCCGCCCCGTCAATCTCGATTCGAAGGGCTGCGGCACCGTCATGCGTTCCGCCCCCTACGGCCTGCTGCCCCATGTTGACGCCGAGACCATCTACAAAATGAGCTCCGACGCCGCATCCCTGACCCACGGCCATCCCGCCGCCCGCCAGTCCTCCGGCGTCTTCAGCTGGCTCATCCACGAGCTCGTCATCGGCGCCCTGCCGCTGGGCGAGGCGGCGCAATCCGCCCAGGCCCGTGCCGCCGTCGAGCCTTCCGCCGATCCCGAACTGCTGTCCCGGCTGGCTGCCGCGCTCACCCTTTCCACGCACGACGGCGAACCCCTGTCCGGCGATGCCCTCACCGACGCGCTGGGGCTGGGCTGGGTTGCCGAGGAGGCTTTGGCGGTTGCGCTTTACTCCGTATTGGCCACCGAGGCTGCTGCGGTTTCCCCCGTTGACCATTTCTTGGCTGCGGTCCGGCTGGCGGCAAACCACAGCGGCGACAGCGATTCCACGGCATCGATCGCCGGGAACATTCTGGGTGCGCTGCACGGTGAAGCCGCCCTGCCGCCGTCGTGGTTGACCATGGCGGAGGCGCCTGCAATGATCCGGCATTTGGGGGCTGAATTCATCAAGCTGACCACCGGCGAGTAA
- a CDS encoding DUF4395 domain-containing protein: MSQLADLPAATEFLQPSASGMPGALGANGVPAVPGSGKPAQSAPGALKRFFAFPNPVNEYVARCTAGIVVVLALVAVLAQWKWLVAVIAAGFVPRLAFGPRVSPAALLSVKVLAPRIGEAKLVPGPPKRFAQGIGTVLSLAAFALLMAGVPLAGWTLIAFLIVAASLEAFIGLCLGCKIFGVLQRRGLIPEGICADCTNVGRRKN, translated from the coding sequence ATGAGCCAGCTCGCCGACCTCCCCGCCGCCACCGAATTCTTACAGCCGTCGGCATCAGGCATGCCCGGTGCGCTCGGTGCGAACGGCGTGCCGGCCGTGCCCGGAAGCGGGAAGCCGGCGCAGTCCGCGCCCGGCGCCCTGAAGCGGTTCTTCGCGTTCCCCAACCCCGTCAATGAGTATGTGGCCCGTTGCACGGCGGGCATTGTGGTGGTGCTGGCGCTCGTAGCAGTCCTGGCCCAGTGGAAGTGGCTGGTGGCCGTCATCGCGGCCGGGTTTGTTCCGCGCCTGGCGTTCGGCCCGCGTGTTTCCCCCGCCGCGCTATTGTCCGTCAAGGTTTTGGCGCCGCGTATCGGCGAGGCAAAATTGGTGCCGGGGCCGCCCAAGCGTTTCGCCCAGGGCATCGGCACGGTCCTGTCGCTCGCTGCCTTCGCACTGCTGATGGCTGGCGTTCCGCTGGCAGGCTGGACGTTGATCGCCTTCCTCATTGTCGCCGCCTCACTTGAGGCTTTCATCGGCCTGTGCCTCGGATGCAAAATCTTCGGAGTCCTGCAGCGCCGCGGGCTCATCCCGGAAGGCATCTGCGCGGACTGCACCAATGTCGGGCGGCGCAAGAACTAA
- a CDS encoding MmcQ/YjbR family DNA-binding protein, producing MAHPRMYDDADPLLKHLRALCLAFPEALEKETFGRPTFRCGKIFAYFGQGQKDHPREASIQVLPEADEREALLADARFYVPSYIGPYGWVGLDLSVGRPDWQEIAELLDSSYRHIAPARCLALLDRDGSPADRNP from the coding sequence ATGGCCCACCCCCGGATGTATGACGACGCCGACCCGCTCCTGAAACACCTGCGCGCGTTGTGCCTGGCGTTCCCTGAGGCCTTGGAAAAGGAAACCTTTGGCCGTCCCACGTTCCGCTGCGGGAAGATCTTTGCCTACTTCGGCCAGGGACAGAAAGACCACCCACGGGAGGCATCCATCCAGGTCCTGCCTGAAGCGGACGAACGTGAAGCACTGCTCGCGGATGCGCGTTTCTATGTTCCCTCCTACATCGGCCCGTACGGTTGGGTGGGATTGGACCTCAGCGTCGGGCGCCCAGACTGGCAGGAAATCGCCGAACTGCTCGACAGCTCCTACCGGCACATCGCCCCTGCCCGGTGTTTGGCACTGTTGGACCGGGACGGCTCCCCGGCGGACCGGAATCCTTGA
- a CDS encoding exonuclease domain-containing protein — MALDFTAIDFETANGFRGSPCSVGLTRVRGGVIVEEGYWLMRPPEGHDHFDSRNITIHGITPDDVAAAPRFREVFPEVDAFIGGDPLVAHNAAFDLGVIRSAAEVSGIPAPAFDYACTVVLSRKNYSLPSYSLPFVAEAAGVPLRNHHDATEDARACAGIMVDIAAKHGVESVRGVFAALKLAMPHVDAYDPASDGMSKATRSALEKIAEMKAGIANGTARGGRSSWSTEGPNPVPNDRADMAHPLFGQTVVFTGDLSLGRPEAKTMAAAHGAQCASNVTLKTTVLVVGSGFTASDLRSGRLTSKAQRVLELQRRGQGIEVLSEGEFMQMVG; from the coding sequence GTGGCTCTGGACTTTACTGCAATCGATTTTGAAACCGCCAACGGATTTAGGGGATCGCCCTGCTCCGTGGGCCTCACAAGGGTACGCGGCGGGGTGATTGTTGAGGAGGGCTACTGGCTCATGCGCCCGCCGGAGGGGCACGACCACTTTGATTCACGCAACATCACCATCCACGGGATCACCCCAGACGATGTGGCCGCGGCCCCACGCTTTCGCGAGGTTTTCCCCGAGGTTGACGCGTTCATTGGCGGCGATCCGCTCGTTGCACACAACGCGGCCTTTGACCTGGGCGTGATCCGCTCCGCCGCGGAGGTTTCGGGCATCCCCGCACCCGCGTTCGACTACGCCTGCACCGTGGTGCTCTCTCGGAAGAACTATTCGCTGCCCTCATACTCGCTGCCGTTTGTGGCCGAGGCTGCCGGGGTTCCGCTGCGCAATCACCACGACGCCACCGAGGATGCCCGGGCCTGCGCCGGGATCATGGTGGACATCGCGGCCAAGCACGGCGTTGAGTCGGTGCGCGGCGTGTTTGCGGCGTTGAAGCTGGCCATGCCCCACGTGGACGCCTACGACCCCGCCAGCGACGGAATGTCCAAGGCCACCCGTTCGGCCCTGGAGAAGATTGCCGAGATGAAGGCCGGGATCGCCAACGGCACTGCCCGTGGCGGCCGGTCCAGCTGGTCAACGGAAGGGCCAAACCCCGTGCCGAATGACAGGGCCGACATGGCGCACCCTTTGTTTGGACAGACGGTCGTGTTCACGGGGGACCTCAGCCTGGGACGTCCGGAAGCCAAGACCATGGCAGCTGCCCACGGCGCCCAGTGCGCCAGCAACGTCACCCTGAAAACCACGGTCCTGGTGGTGGGCAGCGGCTTCACGGCCTCGGACCTGCGCAGCGGACGGCTCACCTCCAAGGCGCAGCGCGTCCTGGAACTGCAGCGTCGCGGCCAGGGCATCGAGGTGCTCTCCGAGGGCGAATTCATGCAGATGGTGGGGTAG
- a CDS encoding ABC transporter ATP-binding protein, producing MSTPVVTVESLSRNYRDVKALDNVSLSLEQGKIYGLLGRNGAGKTTLMSILTAQGFASSGEVRVFGEHPYENEKVLSRICFIRESQKYPDDFKPVHAFKAAALFYKDWDQAMALQLAEEFQLPMKRRIKKLSRGQLSAVGVIIGLASRAELTFFDEPYLGLDAVARQLFYDRLLADYAEFPRTIVLSSHLIDEVANLLEHVIIIDKGHVIIDDDAENIRGSAVNVAGTAARVESFAAGRKVLHREGVGALVSLTLDGALSAAERREAQELGLELSPVSLQQFVIRKTLDAGSPLGADPSADGVAGQGNGASSRKHARTGAIR from the coding sequence GTGAGCACACCGGTAGTCACAGTGGAAAGCCTGAGTCGCAACTACCGCGACGTCAAGGCACTCGACAATGTCAGCCTCAGCCTGGAACAGGGCAAGATCTACGGCCTGTTGGGCCGCAACGGCGCGGGCAAGACCACATTGATGTCGATCCTGACGGCACAGGGCTTTGCCAGCTCGGGCGAGGTCCGGGTGTTCGGCGAACACCCCTATGAAAACGAGAAGGTCCTGAGCCGGATTTGCTTCATCAGGGAATCACAGAAGTATCCCGACGACTTCAAACCCGTCCATGCCTTCAAGGCCGCCGCCCTGTTCTACAAGGACTGGGACCAGGCGATGGCCCTGCAACTGGCCGAGGAGTTCCAGTTGCCCATGAAGAGGCGCATCAAGAAGCTCTCGCGCGGCCAGCTTTCGGCGGTGGGTGTCATCATCGGACTGGCATCCCGCGCCGAGCTGACGTTCTTCGACGAGCCCTACCTGGGCTTGGACGCCGTGGCGCGGCAGCTGTTCTACGACCGCCTGTTGGCCGACTACGCCGAGTTCCCGCGCACCATCGTCCTGTCCTCGCACCTGATCGACGAGGTGGCGAACCTGCTCGAACACGTCATCATCATCGACAAGGGCCACGTCATCATTGACGACGACGCCGAGAACATCCGCGGATCCGCCGTCAACGTCGCCGGCACCGCCGCCCGGGTGGAATCCTTCGCCGCCGGCCGCAAGGTCCTGCACCGCGAGGGTGTCGGTGCCCTCGTTTCCCTGACACTCGACGGCGCACTCAGCGCGGCCGAGCGCCGTGAGGCGCAGGAACTGGGGTTGGAATTGAGCCCGGTGTCCCTGCAGCAATTTGTCATCAGAAAGACGCTCGACGCCGGATCCCCCCTGGGTGCCGATCCGTCGGCGGACGGTGTGGCCGGGCAGGGCAACGGCGCGTCCTCGAGGAAGCATGCCCGGACAGGAGCAATACGATGA
- a CDS encoding GntR family transcriptional regulator, with product MIDDSKPIFVQIAEMIENDIVDGLLAEEAQVPSTNEFAAFHRINPATAARGVNRLVDDGLLYKKRGIGMFVATGARAVLVGRRREDFYEQFIAPLAREANKLGIDGAQLADMLAREAAAVASGAGLGSSSDATATRAK from the coding sequence ATGATCGATGACAGCAAGCCGATCTTTGTGCAGATCGCCGAAATGATCGAGAACGACATCGTGGACGGCCTGCTGGCCGAAGAGGCGCAGGTTCCGTCCACCAATGAGTTCGCGGCCTTCCATAGAATCAATCCCGCCACCGCGGCCAGGGGCGTCAACCGGCTCGTCGATGACGGACTCCTTTACAAGAAACGGGGAATTGGCATGTTTGTTGCCACCGGAGCCCGGGCCGTCCTTGTGGGCAGGCGCCGGGAGGACTTTTACGAACAATTCATTGCGCCGCTGGCTCGTGAGGCAAACAAGTTGGGGATCGACGGCGCCCAGCTGGCGGACATGCTGGCACGGGAAGCGGCCGCTGTTGCATCCGGGGCCGGCTTAGGCAGCAGCAGCGACGCCACAGCAACAAGAGCAAAGTAG
- a CDS encoding DedA family protein, with protein sequence MSQSALPALMGHGAVPSLAILPDWLDPMTILDNSALGFWVVVIACAIIFAETGLLVGFFLPGDSLLFTAGLLVSTGAMPVNIWALMGLLIVSGFIGNQLGYYIGYKAGPAIFNKPESRLFKKQHVDSAHAFFEKHGGKALILARFVPIVRTFVPVIVGVAKMDMRKFLIFNAIGAVAWAGGVTYLGYVLGNRVPWVRDNLDILFIAIVAVSIIPIGIEFLKAVSSHRKKKALQAEAKSEQA encoded by the coding sequence TTGAGCCAATCCGCCCTGCCCGCGCTCATGGGCCACGGCGCCGTGCCGTCCCTGGCGATCCTGCCCGACTGGCTGGATCCGATGACGATTCTGGACAACTCCGCCCTTGGTTTTTGGGTGGTTGTGATTGCCTGCGCCATCATCTTCGCCGAGACCGGCCTATTGGTCGGATTCTTCCTGCCCGGAGATTCCCTGCTCTTCACCGCCGGCCTGTTGGTGAGCACAGGCGCCATGCCCGTGAACATCTGGGCGCTCATGGGACTGTTGATCGTCTCGGGCTTCATCGGAAACCAGCTCGGCTACTACATCGGATACAAGGCCGGCCCGGCAATCTTCAACAAGCCGGAATCCAGGCTCTTCAAAAAGCAGCATGTCGATTCCGCCCACGCATTCTTTGAAAAGCACGGCGGCAAGGCCCTGATCCTGGCCCGCTTCGTCCCGATCGTGCGGACCTTTGTCCCCGTCATTGTCGGCGTGGCCAAGATGGACATGCGCAAATTCCTGATCTTCAACGCCATCGGCGCGGTTGCCTGGGCCGGCGGCGTCACCTACCTCGGCTACGTCCTGGGCAACAGGGTCCCCTGGGTGCGCGACAACCTCGATATCCTCTTCATCGCCATCGTCGCCGTCTCGATCATCCCGATCGGCATCGAGTTCCTCAAGGCCGTGAGCAGCCACCGCAAGAAGAAGGCCTTGCAGGCAGAAGCGAAGTCCGAGCAGGCCTAG
- the rdgB gene encoding RdgB/HAM1 family non-canonical purine NTP pyrophosphatase: MAPKLILASHNQGKLRELRELLRGQVPGLDVDTDVLDAGAIQAPDVAETGVTFAENARLKAHAVAQFSGALAIADDSGLAVDVLGGAPGIFSARWAGAHGDDEANLNLLLAQLSDIAEEHRGARFVCAAALASPDGEVDIVEEGTLEGTLLHEPRGDGGFGYDPILLPAGMDRSCAELSSAEKNAISHRGNAFRALLPHIVKALAG, from the coding sequence ATGGCCCCCAAGCTGATTCTTGCCAGCCACAACCAGGGCAAGCTGCGGGAGCTGCGTGAGCTGCTCCGCGGCCAGGTGCCGGGCTTGGATGTTGACACTGACGTGCTCGACGCCGGAGCGATCCAGGCGCCGGATGTCGCCGAAACAGGGGTCACCTTCGCGGAAAACGCGCGACTGAAGGCCCATGCCGTGGCGCAGTTCAGCGGTGCCCTGGCCATCGCAGATGATTCAGGCCTGGCCGTGGACGTCCTTGGGGGAGCGCCGGGAATCTTTTCCGCCCGCTGGGCAGGCGCCCACGGCGACGATGAAGCGAACCTTAACCTGTTGCTGGCCCAGCTCTCCGACATTGCGGAGGAACACCGAGGCGCACGCTTTGTGTGCGCCGCAGCCCTGGCCAGCCCTGACGGTGAAGTGGACATCGTGGAGGAAGGAACCCTGGAGGGAACCCTGCTGCACGAACCCCGCGGCGACGGCGGCTTCGGCTACGACCCCATTCTGCTGCCCGCAGGCATGGACCGCTCGTGCGCGGAGCTCAGCAGCGCGGAAAAGAACGCCATCAGCCACCGCGGCAACGCGTTCCGGGCGCTGCTGCCGCACATCGTGAAGGCCCTCGCGGGCTGA
- the rph gene encoding ribonuclease PH, translating into MTSTQTLRADGRTNDQLRDITITRGWSKQAEGSALIEFGNTRVLCTASLTPGVPRWLKGEGTGWVTAEYAMLPRATNTRNSRESVKGKIGGRTHEISRLIGRSLRAIIDTKALGENTIVLDCDVLQADGGTRTAAITGAYVALADAIAYAKENKLIAKNAQPLIDTISAISVGIIDGVPMLDLPYVEDVRAETDMNVVVTGSGKFVEVQGTAEGAPFDRDELNQLLDLALIGTTELSRIQRETLAG; encoded by the coding sequence ATGACTTCCACGCAAACACTTCGCGCCGACGGGCGCACCAACGACCAGCTCCGCGACATCACCATCACCCGCGGCTGGTCCAAGCAGGCCGAAGGCTCGGCCCTGATCGAATTCGGCAACACCCGCGTGCTCTGCACCGCCTCCCTGACCCCCGGCGTCCCGCGCTGGCTCAAGGGCGAAGGCACCGGCTGGGTCACGGCCGAATATGCCATGCTCCCTCGCGCCACGAACACCCGCAACTCCCGCGAGTCCGTCAAGGGCAAGATTGGCGGCCGCACGCACGAGATCTCCCGCCTGATTGGCCGTTCACTGCGCGCCATCATCGACACCAAGGCGCTCGGCGAGAACACCATTGTGCTGGACTGCGACGTCCTGCAGGCCGACGGCGGCACCCGCACCGCCGCGATCACCGGCGCCTACGTGGCCCTCGCCGACGCGATTGCCTACGCCAAGGAAAACAAGCTGATCGCCAAGAACGCCCAACCCCTGATCGACACCATCTCGGCCATCTCCGTGGGCATCATCGACGGCGTCCCCATGCTGGATCTGCCCTACGTTGAGGACGTGCGCGCCGAGACCGACATGAACGTCGTCGTCACAGGCTCCGGCAAGTTCGTCGAGGTTCAGGGCACCGCAGAGGGCGCACCGTTCGACCGCGACGAGCTCAACCAGCTCCTGGACCTGGCCCTGATCGGCACCACCGAACTGTCCCGCATCCAGCGCGAAACCCTCGCCGGCTGA
- a CDS encoding MBL fold metallo-hydrolase, translating into MKLTIVGCSGSFPGPSSPASCYLLTAHDGVRPWRVLIDLGSGALGAVQKYMDLEDIDAIFLSHLHPDHCMDLCGLHVAVRWNPDGWQRGKIPVWGPAETADRLATAYGLELDPGMREEFDFINWQEREPVTVGPFKVTPYSVNHPTPEAYALRVEVTEYDGTGMDRTVVLTYSGDTDACQGLEDAAQDAHLFLCEAAFEEGRDDHIKDVHLTGKRAGEAAARANVKRLLLTHIPVWTDTNKVVAEARGVFDRDVAAAVAGVHYTI; encoded by the coding sequence ATGAAGTTGACGATTGTGGGTTGCAGCGGGTCTTTCCCTGGTCCGTCGTCGCCCGCGTCCTGCTACCTTTTAACAGCGCACGACGGCGTTCGGCCGTGGCGGGTGCTCATTGACCTCGGTAGCGGCGCCCTCGGGGCTGTGCAAAAGTACATGGACCTTGAGGACATCGACGCGATCTTCCTCAGCCACCTGCACCCCGACCACTGCATGGACCTGTGCGGCCTGCACGTGGCCGTCCGGTGGAACCCTGACGGCTGGCAGCGGGGCAAGATTCCCGTGTGGGGACCTGCCGAAACCGCTGATCGGCTGGCCACGGCGTACGGCCTCGAGCTTGATCCGGGCATGCGCGAAGAGTTTGATTTCATCAACTGGCAGGAGCGCGAGCCCGTCACGGTGGGCCCGTTCAAGGTCACCCCGTACTCGGTTAACCACCCCACGCCAGAGGCGTACGCGCTGCGAGTCGAGGTCACCGAGTACGACGGGACCGGCATGGACCGGACCGTTGTGCTCACCTACTCGGGCGACACCGACGCCTGCCAGGGCCTGGAAGACGCCGCGCAGGATGCACACCTCTTCCTGTGTGAGGCTGCGTTTGAAGAAGGTCGCGACGACCATATCAAGGACGTCCACCTGACCGGCAAACGGGCCGGCGAAGCGGCGGCCCGGGCCAATGTGAAGCGCCTGTTGCTGACCCACATTCCCGTCTGGACCGACACGAACAAGGTGGTGGCCGAGGCCCGTGGAGTATTTGACCGCGACGTGGCAGCTGCCGTTGCCGGTGTGCACTACACGATTTAG
- the murI gene encoding glutamate racemase, with protein MSDSSETGDPQQLNLVADRPIGIFDSGVGGLTVARAVIDQLPNESILYVGDTANGPYGPLPIAEVRANALGVMDELVSSGVKLLVIACNSASAAVLRDARERYTARFGIPVVEVIQPAVRRAVAATRTGNVGVIGTVATVGSRAYEDTFAAAPDLRITSVACPDFVRFVESGVTAGPELLSTAEVYLAPLKAAAVDTLVLGCTHYPLLTGVISYVMGDAVTLVSSAEETAKDVYRALVSHDLERVSTDAPTHQFLSTGDAASFGHLARRFLGPEVRGVEQVSHVAAHYPTGSLARITEDMLAAARESTAGGVASRVSNFVLTDSVGRLAVPGLGAGSNE; from the coding sequence ATGTCCGACTCGTCGGAGACTGGTGACCCACAGCAACTGAATCTGGTGGCGGACCGGCCCATTGGAATTTTTGATTCCGGTGTGGGCGGGCTGACGGTGGCGCGTGCCGTCATTGACCAGCTGCCCAATGAATCCATCCTGTATGTGGGGGACACCGCCAACGGCCCCTATGGTCCGCTGCCCATTGCCGAGGTCCGTGCCAATGCGCTCGGCGTCATGGACGAGCTGGTGAGTTCAGGGGTCAAGCTCCTGGTCATCGCCTGCAATTCAGCCTCGGCCGCGGTGCTGCGTGACGCCAGGGAGCGGTACACGGCACGCTTTGGGATTCCCGTTGTTGAGGTGATCCAGCCCGCAGTGCGGCGCGCCGTGGCGGCAACCCGCACCGGCAATGTTGGTGTGATTGGCACGGTTGCCACGGTGGGCTCGCGCGCCTATGAGGACACGTTCGCCGCAGCCCCGGACCTGCGCATCACCTCGGTGGCCTGCCCCGACTTTGTGCGATTTGTGGAATCCGGTGTCACGGCAGGGCCCGAGCTGCTTTCCACAGCTGAAGTGTATTTGGCGCCGCTGAAGGCCGCGGCCGTCGACACCCTGGTGCTGGGCTGCACCCACTACCCGCTGCTGACCGGCGTCATCTCCTACGTTATGGGCGATGCAGTCACGCTCGTGTCCAGCGCCGAGGAAACCGCCAAGGATGTGTACCGCGCCTTGGTGAGCCACGATCTGGAACGAGTGTCCACCGACGCGCCCACCCACCAATTCCTCTCCACCGGCGACGCCGCCAGTTTTGGCCACCTGGCCCGCCGCTTCCTGGGCCCCGAGGTTCGCGGCGTGGAACAAGTCAGCCATGTTGCGGCGCACTATCCCACTGGTTCCCTGGCCCGAATCACCGAGGACATGCTGGCCGCGGCCCGTGAATCAACTGCCGGTGGCGTTGCGTCACGCGTCTCCAATTTTGTTTTGACCGATTCGGTGGGCAGACTGGCTGTTCCGGGATTGGGAGCGGGGAGTAACGAATGA